From Platichthys flesus chromosome 7, fPlaFle2.1, whole genome shotgun sequence:
GAGATAAATCTGTTTCACATCATACTGACAAATCTGCGACGGTTTTGGAAAATCTTGTCCCGGATCAGTGCTCTCACCTTTGCGGCCTCGGTGAGGATGAGTTTGGAGTCCTTCACCAGACACTGCAGGGGCACGGTCACGTCAATGACCTTTGCCCTCTCGTGTCTTCTACTGTTGTCTGTCACAAACTTGCCGTACCAGGCGTTGAGGATGATGAGACCTGATTGAGGAGGAAGCATTGAGAATctttgaccatcctcacaccactatatattttgtatataacactatatctgtacaggagagCAGTGCCTGTCTAAAGTCCACAGTTACTCCCTTCTGTCTCTAAGCAGTACCCACGGTCAGGTTACagataaaggaccaaccaaCAGTTTATGTAGTGTCTACGTTCAGCAACTTTCATATCTTACTCAACTTCAactcttttgtgtatttaatcagTGACCAGACGTAAGGACTCAATGTGATTTAGAACTTCAAACTTTAGGCTTAACTGTCCAATAGGATGCGAACaactacatgtaacatagagagtgacagcattTCTAGcctttcatggatgtgctgttagaatgggtgacAGAAATAGAgggagatatactgggatgctgtgggagacatcgtCAGactttgaggggggggggggttgacaaatgctcatgttactctgttgaCGTTTGTATATTGCTCCACCTTCtagtctccttgatgcatcaagtctaaaTTAAAACCTTCTGCATAAGACAGGGGTGTCCAAACAACGGCCCGTGtgccatctgcggcccgccataaattttaaattggcccacctcaaaaaaataaaaattagcTGCTGCCttagttctcctttcaccagcttccagaaaacttccataacatAGCAGATAGTTTTAATCAACTGGGAAATTCATGTATTAACTTCCTTtttttcacttggactcaaaatGCTAATTATTCACTAACAGATAAAGCAGAGCCTGGTTTTTGGATGAACTGATATCAAGTCCCCACATTGATCAGAGAACAGTTTTAAGTGTAGACACAGTTTATAAAAACAGTGGAATTTGAGACTTTTGTaagtacataaaacaaaaagtcagaACAATTAATTTTAATTGCAAGCTGCATTAACGATAACCACGATGACTATTTCACATcagtacttctatcttagtgaggacactcattaaCATTATACATTTACTAGCCCACATACCCTAACCATCAAAACGAAATGccttaccctaaccctgattctaacctaacccttaaaccaagtcttaaccctcaaacaatTGAAGAccggacaaaatgtcctcactccttaaggtctatgctcaaaatggtcctcacaaatatagAAGTATAAGTACACGCACACTCAGAGCTATTAATTGTTAATCTAAAAGTGTTAAGTCTAGGGGACCTCTGATGACACTAAAATCAGAGCAACTTCCACTGTCACAGGTGTCATACGCCAAATTATCCCTTTCCAAACTCCCCCAGGGTGAAAATTATACTGTCTGCTGAGAGGCAACTAAAACGCCCCGATAACCACCAGTCGGAAAATGGATCATTAAAAATATCCACTGAGATCTATTAGTctatcaaatgttttaatccTGATTAAAAATCTGCCCATATCTCCACAAAAATCCACCTGAATATTATCAGTGTCCACAAAGCACATCTGCTATGGACAGTGCATTGAAATCCGGTCAAACATGAGTCAttggggaaataaaacaaaaaggcaaCTTCCTCTGCTAGCGATGGGAAAGGAGTCAGTTGCCAATTACCTTATTCcccgtgtttaaaaaaacagaaaactgcaTATACCCATTAATTTTGTTGTAAAAGAGATATAAGAGAATCATACTGTTTCATAACCTGCAGTAAATCATAAGTTCATCCTTTAAACATGACTGATCTTACCCATTCTGGACTCCTCAGTTTCAATTATCCTGCGCACAGACTCCTGCATGAGCAAGACCTTAGGAGatgagaaagtgagagagagggagacaaacacaatcagGTTTCATATGGATCATatggattaaacaaatgaaattcAATGAGACTTTGCATTTTATCTAATTCTGTCTCGGCCCCTTCGTCTGAATGTTCTGGGATTTATAATGTTTCTTGAAAGTCAAAATCAAATGCCTGCATCTCTTATCCAACACTAAACCACAATCTAGGATAATCAACAGAGCTGCAATTCAGCCTGTAAAACACTCACTGCTCCTTCTGCCTCCTGTTTTTTTCTGGCGATATTAGAGGCCGAGCTTTCCCGGTGCTTCTCCAGGTCTCTGTTGAGATAGAAGTTAAATGGAGATATAAAAATGAACTCGTAAAATCCAGCCATAATAATACATGCGGTGCTACATCCAATAACATTTCTTGCATGAATCAACCGACTTAAAAATGAAGGTTTcttactcctccttctgggcccGCACGTAGGGCCGAATAACAAGCCGCTGGATGGCGAGGTAGAAAACCAATGGTCCAACTGTGGCGTAAAATACAGCACTCGGCAGGATCTGGTCGGTCAGGTGAATCGGGAAGAAGTACGTCTGGCTGGCTCTGTTTAGCCTGTGGGCAGAGAGCTGGTATCAGTATTTATAATCCAACCGGCTGCTGAAATAAGTCACTGTGTGTAATTTTGAGAATTTTTTGGGCTGATAATAAATGACATGATCACACattgaaaaaattataaactTTTGTATTGTCTCAGCTTGTCTCTGCCTTAAACTGAAAATGCCATCAATTGAAAATACACACTCTCAGATAGACAGTGAACTGATTGTTTCAAAGAGCATTTATCTTGAGATCTAGCCTGGATATACACATATGGGTCCAATCCTGTGTGTACATCCTCAAAGATgcttcaacccccccccaacacagacacaattcGATCTGAATGGCTAATTATCTTTTGTCTTAATTGTCATGGGTGCCATGGCATCATCGGTATGAGAGAAAACCCTCTGGAATCTACACCAAACAGGCAAATGGGAGCAAAGAGCCACACTTACTTGATCTTGAGGGAGACACCTTGAGGCACTCCCACGCTGACGGTGGCCCCCAGGACGCTGTGTCGACTGATCTTCCTCTCAATACCGTACTCCACCACGGTGCCGAAGAAACCTGATCTGCAACACAAAGATGTGGCCGCTGCCTCTTATCCTGCACTCAAGACTGGAATTGGTTTTCTCACAGGAACGCACAACTCACTATGACGCATAACAGATTCACCAAAACATCTATATCATAATGAACTACATTGTGGTCTTGATAATGCACAATACACAATGACAGCATACTTTACGGAGCCCTTAATCTTCGTCTGATCGTCATCTTGGAACTTGTACTGGTAGCTCATCATCATAAAGGTTTGAGGAATGCCaatctgcagagacaaagagtAAATGTTCAGTCACAACCCTGACAAGCGTGTGTTGATTTAATGGCGTCGTGGCACCTAAAGTTAAACAGAACTGCTGGCTGCTAACCTGCACTGCGAGGGTGAAATGGCTGCTCTTGGTGTCCCTGACGATGCTGGTGTTCATAGAGGACTGGATCCCCCATCGCCACTGCAGGTAGCCCATAGTGTTCTTATCTAGGTGACGGGCCAGAACTGTGGTGACCCCGGGACGCACGCCTCGAGATGAAAACTGCAGGCCGCACTGAGCCGTCACAAAGCTAAAAGTCAAGTGGATAAAATCAGTATGCTTCATgatgtggttaaaaaaaaaatgcacaactTTTGTCTGGCACTTCCAAAACCTACCATCGAGGTGTTAAGTTTCGGAATATCTTCATCCCTAAGAGAGGTCCGTGGGTGTCTCCAGCACCTAACTCTACCTGCGTCACACAAACgagaaatgtttaaattgtcAGTGCATGTTGTACCACAGAGGCAGACAGATGCTTTGtgaagaggaggacacagggagtgTGACACAAAATCTGTCCCAGTTTGCCATCGTTTGAAATTACAAATGGAGCATGTGTGGTGCCCAGGGAGAATGCAGCGTACCTCTCCCCAGCCCTTAGCCGAGGTGACTCTTCTCAAGGCCAAGTTAATGTTGCCACCTCCATTTCCATTGTGGGTCGACAGGGAGCCGGACAAAACGGCTGTGTCTTTTGTAGTGAGAGGAGCCTGCAGGAGGACATGTAAAACGTTAAGCTTTACCATGAAACACACATGGTTAACATCACTTAAAGACTTGTTTGGATTCTCTCATCACCTCTATGGATTGTGATATGTGCATCTTGTTGATTTCCACGTGTGGGACTCCCCCTCCGGCCTCATCATCATAGTCCTCCTCATATCTGTCAAAGAGGTCCGTGGCATCGATACCCACACTAATCGTTCCCTGTGAATAATAAGTGCAGGAATTAATACCAAGTTAATTAATAATATACGTAATATGGACAAGACtctaaattacttttttttctactttttgttCAGTTAAGTACGAGGCCTGTTATCTTCCCTGAACATACCTTTGGGTTGGTCCTTTGCTGAagtcttctctcttctctctctatctgaaGACGCTCATACTCTTCTCGGATCTCTGCAGGGGTTCTTTTCCTCTCCACCACCTGGGGCAAGAAGATATGATTTGAATGCAAAGCGAAAAGGAGGATTGGCTGCTTCAGAGGTTGCAGATAAAAAGTTAGAGTAAGAGTAATTTCACAGGTAATTCATGCTCCGGAATGTTCTccctgtgtaaatatatatataaagtatcaTATTTTGTTCTCTTGAACATTGAGGGCTTTAGATGAGGCAAAACACTGACTATTCCATGGAGGTTTGAGGAAGCGATGTCATGTAGGGACAGTAAATTCGTGAGGTAGGAATACAGGCTCCAagttaaaagacatttttaaaaacatagtGCGCAACAACCGCAAacttaaaatcacatttttatgcTCCATGTCGTCAACATAGTCCAAAGTCAAAAGATTATCAAATGTTCAAAAACTGACATATATAGATTTCTGCCAAGAGCATTCCAATTTACAAAGATGTCctcattaaaaaatattgataatGTAAACACACTTGTCCACCACAAGGTATATCTTGTGGTGGTCACTTATATAAGATTACTAATGCCACCTCTTTTTTATTGATCACATTTGTATCATAAGCTATTTGATTGATGATAATTACACCTATGAATGGAGTTCTCTGACTTTGAGAAGCCATCTATCACAGGACACATTTGAAAGAGCCTTTAAAATGCAGCGTCCGAAcaatgcagcccctgaattgagacacagctattaCATATTTTGAGTCTAATAAATGGTGGACTATCACATCAATAGCCATTGTTTTACAAGTGGTAGCTTGTTAGTTAATTATCAGCAACTACAGAAATGGACTTACCTCCCATCCTTCAACATCAAGTCCTCGCTTGCCATAGATATCATAGATAGCCCGTGACTGTGGATCACGGAGCACTAGAAACCgagaaaaaacattaatatcCACAAGTAATATAGTTCAGGTCTCTAAATACTTTAATTAAGATCACAACATTAGCTTCATGTGTTGCTGCATCTGCATGATGTTTCCAAAAACCGTTGCTCACCTTCATAAGCTTCATGTACGAGGTTA
This genomic window contains:
- the dnajc11a gene encoding dnaJ homolog subfamily C member 11a — its product is MASSLDEDEIDSDDFYSLLNVRREATQDELKAAYRRLCMLYHPDKHRDPELKVQAEQLFNLVHEAYEVLRDPQSRAIYDIYGKRGLDVEGWEVVERKRTPAEIREEYERLQIEREERRLQQRTNPKGTISVGIDATDLFDRYEEDYDDEAGGGVPHVEINKMHISQSIEAPLTTKDTAVLSGSLSTHNGNGGGNINLALRRVTSAKGWGEVELGAGDTHGPLLGMKIFRNLTPRCFVTAQCGLQFSSRGVRPGVTTVLARHLDKNTMGYLQWRWGIQSSMNTSIVRDTKSSHFTLAVQIGIPQTFMMMSYQYKFQDDDQTKIKGSVKSGFFGTVVEYGIERKISRHSVLGATVSVGVPQGVSLKIKLNRASQTYFFPIHLTDQILPSAVFYATVGPLVFYLAIQRLVIRPYVRAQKEEDLEKHRESSASNIARKKQEAEGAVLLMQESVRRIIETEESRMGLIILNAWYGKFVTDNSRRHERAKVIDVTVPLQCLVKDSKLILTEAAKSGLPGFYDPCVGEEKSLKVLYQFRGVMHQVLSGDSEPLRIPKQSHRIDADT